TCGCAGCTCGTCCGCGGCCGCGTGAAGGGAGACGGCGAGCCTGAACCGGTGGCCCTGGTCCGCGAGCCTGACGATCTGAGGCGCGAGCCCCACCGTCGAAATCGTGATCCGCTTCGGGGGCACCGCCATCCCGGTGGGATCGGCCAGGACCGTGAGCGCCTCGATCACGGCGTCGTAGTTTTCGAGCGGCTCTCCCATCCCCATCATGACGACGTTGAAATCGCGCCGGCCGGGAGGGAGCTCGTTCCTCAGCCGGAAGGCTTGCTCCAGGATCTCCCCGGCGGTGAGGTTCCGGCCGCGTCCCATGCGGCCGGTAGCGCAAAAGCGGCACCCGAACGCGCAGCCGTGCTGCGAGGAAAGGCAGAACGTGAAGCGGCTCGGGGTGGACATATACACCGATTCGATGATCCCTCCCCCGGGAAGCTCGAAGGCGACCTTCCGGGTGCGTCGATCCGGGGTCTCGCGGCGGGATCGCTCGTTCAGGACGCCGACGACGAACCGCTCCTCCAACTTGGACCGGAGGGCCGCCGGAAGGTTCGTCATCGCTGCGAAATCGGCGATGCCGCGCCCGTAGACCCAGTCCGCGACCTGGCGCCCCCGATAGGGCTTCTCCCCGATCGAGTAGAAAACCTGCTCCAGCTCCGAGGGGGGCCTCCCGAGCAGATTCTCCCGCGGTTCGGAGGTGGGTGAAGGCGTTCCATTTTTCGACCTTGCAAGGGCTTCCGACTTTACTTCCATGGTGGTCTCATGGTAAGGTTCCCCGCCTAGCTTAGTCAACCAGCGGGGGCAATCTCCCCTCGCAAGGAGGGCAGATCAGGCGCCATATCTGGCTCAAGGCATGGTGAGGATCGGTGCGGTCGACATCGGCACCAACTCGGTGCGTCTCCTGGTTGCCGATGTGGACGAGAAAGAGCGCCTCAAAACCGCACACCGGATGGGAGAGATCTCGCGCCTGGGCGAGGGTCTCGATCGGACGGGGGTGATTGATGAGGCCGCGGCCGCGAGGACCCTCGACTGCCTCGAGCGCTTCGTTCACGAGGCGGAATACAGCGGGGCCAGCCAGATCCGCGTTGCCGGAACCAACGCCTTCCGTGTCGCCCGCAACGGGCGCGATGTGGCCGACCACTACGCCCAGCGCATCGGATACCCCGTCGACATCCTGACCGGAGAGGAAGAGGCCGGGCTCGTATTTCTCGCGGTGATGAGCGGCCTCAGCGCGCCGCACGGCCGGTCGGTGGTCGTGGACATCGGGGGGGGAAGCACCGAGATCATCTGCGGCGAAGGAGAGAAGGGCACGCAGCTCATCAGCCTCGAGCTGGGCTGCGTCCGGCTGACCGAGCGGCTCATCCAGGGCGACCCTCCGGTCGAGGACGAATTGGAGCGGATCCGGGCCCATGTGCGCGAGGTCTTCGCGGAGAAGCTGGGGGGTTTTGATGGGAGCCGGATCGACCGCGCCGTCGGGGTCGGCGGCACGGTTACGGCCTTCGGCGCGCTCGACTTGGGCCTGACGAAGTACGATCCCTCCCGCATCGAAAATCACCTCCTGAGCCGGGAACGCATCGCGTCCATCGAGAAACACCTCTGCTCGATCCCATTGGATCAGCGCCGCGACCTGGCCGGCGTGAGCCGGGGCAGGGCCGACATCATCCCTGCCGGGGCCGTGATCCTCTCAGAATTCGTGAACCGGTTCCCCGTTCCCGGGGTGTACGTTTCCACGAGGGGGCTTCGCTACGGTCTCGTCTTGAGCGAGGCGCGAAAGGTTTGGCGGGCTCAGGGGGCCCCGGTCGGAAACTGATCTCCGGTTGCAGAACGCGCGTATTTCGCTTGACGCAGCTAATTGAATGAGCTATGGTGCCTTACATTAAGGTAGTCACGTCTGCGGAGGGCCAGTTCCCCATGGGACTCCCTCCCGGGCTCGGGTTGCATAGTCCGGAGCCCGCTGCCGTCCGCAGACAAGACCCGAAAAATGGTTTTCGGGCGACCGCTTTCGCCGGGCGTTATCTCCGAGGAGCAATACATGGGCATCCGGGTTCCAGGTCGCGTTGTTGCCGCGTTGGCAATCCTCGCCGCTCTCCTCTGTCTCCTCCCTGCGAGCACCAAAGTTGCTGTCGCTAGGCCCATCGGATGGGAAGATGTTGGCCCGCCAGATCCCAATCCCAAAGGCGATAACGATGGCGTCGTGGTGAAGGCACCCAGTTTGCGGCCGATTTCGGGCTCGAAAGAGGTGTCGGGAGGAAGCCTTGGGAACGTTGCGACGGTGAGAACCGCTCGCTACGACTTCCGCGGATTGAGGTTGCTCTTTGCGGTGACCAGGCTGAACTACTGGCCGTTCTGGCTGCGGTAGACAGACACTCGTCGTTCCCGCAGCTGAGCGAGCCTAAATCGGCAGTTGAGGGTCGGTATGGAAGGATTTGTTCCCAAAGACCGACCGGGCGGACACAACCGGACCCTTGGGGATCCCCGGCCCCAGCCACGCGAAAGGGGCAGCGCGGAAGGGGATCGCAAGGCCCAGGAGCTCGGCGACCTCTATTTCGCGGCGGATAACTTCGCGGTAGCGCTCGAGTACTACCGCCGCGCCCTTGAGGTAGAGGATCGCCGCGGCGAGGGCGCGAGTCAGGAGTCGCTCCTCAAGACCGGCACCCAGATCGTGGAGTGCCTGCGCCACCGCGGGGATCTGAACGAAGCGGTCGAAGCGCTTCACGACCTCCACCGAAAGCTGCGCCCCCACGTCACGCGCGAGCAGATCGGCCGGCTTTCATCCCGGCTCGGAATTCTGCTCTTCGAGCGCGGCCGCTATCGCGCGGCACATCGCGCCGCGTCCCGGGCCTACCGGCTCCTGCGTGATACCACGCTCAATCTGGACTTGGGGCACACCGAGATGTGCCTCGGCGCGATCGCCCTTCGCACCGGCGAATGGAACTCCGCGCGCGAGCACTTTGAAAGCGCGATCGCCACCTACCGGCGCGCCGATTACCAGAGCGGGATGGCCGCCGCCTACAATAACCTCGGGCTTCTCCACAAGAACCAGTGCCGGTTCAAAGAATCGGTCCGATTCCTCGAGCAGGCCCTCCGCATCAGCGAGCGGTCGGGGCATTATCACGACGCCGCGACGTATGTGCACAACCTCGGCATCGTGCACGACAAGATGGGGGACTGGGACCTGGCGGAGGAGCACTACCGGCGCGGGCTCCAGATGTACACCGAGGTGGGTTACGCCGCGGGCCGCGCCCGTGCCCTGGGTTGCCTCGGGAACCTGAAGCGCAAACGCCGCGATTGGGCGCAGGCCGAGGAGCTGATTCGAGAATCCCTGGCGCTCGCCACCGAACGCGGCTACCCGCGCGAGACGATCTTGGCGCGGGAAGCGCTCGGCGATTACTTCCTCGACCGCGGAGCGCTCCTCGAGGCGCGCGGAGAATTCGAGAGCGCGCTCACGATGGCGGACCAGGTTGCGCCGGACTCCGACCTCACGGTGGAGCTGCTTCGCCGCCTCGGCGAGGTGCATCTGGCCGCGCTCGAGCTCGATCCGGCCGTCCGGCTGGCGGAGCGCGCGCTCGCGATCGCGCGGCGCCTCGGGGACAGGCTCGAAGAGGCGTGCTCCTTGAAGCTCATCGGGCTCGCCAGCGCGGAAGCGGGTGACCTGGAGCAGGCCAGAGGCTACCTCGACCAGGCGAGCGAGATACTCCAGCAAATCGGCAAGCGCTATGAGCTGGCGAGGCTCTGCTTCGCCGCCGGCCTCGCTTGGAGAAAGCGC
This sequence is a window from Candidatus Eisenbacteria bacterium. Protein-coding genes within it:
- the rlmN gene encoding 23S rRNA (adenine(2503)-C(2))-methyltransferase RlmN yields the protein MEVKSEALARSKNGTPSPTSEPRENLLGRPPSELEQVFYSIGEKPYRGRQVADWVYGRGIADFAAMTNLPAALRSKLEERFVVGVLNERSRRETPDRRTRKVAFELPGGGIIESVYMSTPSRFTFCLSSQHGCAFGCRFCATGRMGRGRNLTAGEILEQAFRLRNELPPGRRDFNVVMMGMGEPLENYDAVIEALTVLADPTGMAVPPKRITISTVGLAPQIVRLADQGHRFRLAVSLHAAADELRSKLMPVNRRFPLEQLMRAVRHHVERTGRRVTFEYILLEELNDTVADAARLVRLVAQLPCKINLIPYNPIGPGRFKRPAPERIQRFAEYLKPRVPAVTVRYSQGVEIGAACGQLAGEAEFAT
- a CDS encoding Ppx/GppA family phosphatase; its protein translation is MVRIGAVDIGTNSVRLLVADVDEKERLKTAHRMGEISRLGEGLDRTGVIDEAAAARTLDCLERFVHEAEYSGASQIRVAGTNAFRVARNGRDVADHYAQRIGYPVDILTGEEEAGLVFLAVMSGLSAPHGRSVVVDIGGGSTEIICGEGEKGTQLISLELGCVRLTERLIQGDPPVEDELERIRAHVREVFAEKLGGFDGSRIDRAVGVGGTVTAFGALDLGLTKYDPSRIENHLLSRERIASIEKHLCSIPLDQRRDLAGVSRGRADIIPAGAVILSEFVNRFPVPGVYVSTRGLRYGLVLSEARKVWRAQGAPVGN